The window aaagagattatggtagggtatgaaaccacctcaaagttattctttccaatcaatccgttgggctattcctataagtgtcacaagcagccctagagttcgtactagaataacaccttaagacacaaatcaatcaaaaccctaatgtcacctagatactccaatttcacctcaagtatccgtgggtatgattatacgatatgcatcacacaatctcagattcatctattcaaccaacacaaaggacctcaaagagtgccccaaagttctaccggagaatcacgacgaaaacgtgtgccaacccctatgcataggttcatgggcggaacccgcaagttggtcacgaaaacatacatcaagtggcacgcggtatcccattgtcaccacagatatccacagcaagacatacatcaagtgttctcaaatctttaaaaactcaatccgataagattactttaaaggggaaacttgattcattacaagagagaagagggggaggagaaacataagatccaactataatagcaaagctcgcgatacatcaagatcgtatcatctcaagaacacgagagagagagagagagagagagagagaaagagagagagagagatcaaacacatagctactggtacataccctcagccccgagggagaactactccctcctcgtcatggagagcaccgggatgatgaagatggccaccagagaaggattgccccctccggcagggtgccggaacgggtctagattggtttttggtggctatggaggcttttggcggcggaattcctgatctatgttgcgttctggaagttttaggtcacgtgggtatatatgggtgcagggaggacgtcggaggagccacgggggtcccacgagataaggggcgcccccaccctcgtgagcacctcgtgtctcccctgacgtggggtccaagttcatcaggtgtgtttcttccaaaaataacttctctagttgatttcgttccgtttcgactccgtctgatattccttttcttcgaaatactgaaataggcataaaacagcaaatctgggctgggcctccggttaataggttagtcccaaaaatgatataaaaatggaaaataaagcccaatattgcccaaaacagtagataatatagcatggagcaatcaaaaattatagatacattggagatgtatcaaacccaaagctaagcacttctcccgttgcaagaaagatcaatctagtaggccaaaccaaactgataattcgaagagacttgcaaagataaccaatcatacataaaagatttcagagaagaatcaaatattgttcatagatagacttgatcataaacccacaattcatcggatctcgacaaacacaccgcaaaaagagttacatcgaatagatcttcaagaagatcgaggagaactttgtattgagatccaaagagagagaagaagccatctagctaataactatggacctgaaggtctgaagtaaactactcacacatcatcggagaggccatggagttcatgtagaggccctccgtgatcgatgccccctccggcggagctccggaaaaggccccaagatgggatctcttgggtacaaaaggttgcggcggtggaaatagggtttcgtggtgctcctcgatgtttttagggtatatgagtatatataggagaaagaagtaggtcggttgagccatgaggggggagggcgcgccccctgcctcatggactcctcatttgtttcttgacgtccactctaagtcctctggatcacgtttgttccaaaaataactctctcgaaggtttcattccgtttggattccgtttgatattccttttccgcgaaacactaaaataggcaaaaaaaacatcaatttgcactgggccttgggttaatatgttagtcccaaaaataatatagaagtgtataataaagcccattaaacatccaaaacagaatatataatagcatggaacaataaaaaattatagatacattggagacgtatcagcgcactACAACGTCGTATTGTCGGTTCCAACAAAAGGGTGCGTGAGGGAGCTGAAGTTGGTCGTCTGATGTGTGTCATCAACCAATAAGGGAGCAAGCACACTAGAATGTTGCATTGTTAGCTCCAGGAGAGGGGGCACAACTCCCCATTGGTCGTGAATCGCCGACCAGGATGAGCACGCCTCATCGACCCGATGTTGCGCTCTAGGATAGGGAGTCGTGATGGAAGAGGGCTTAAGGGCGGGAGAGATGGAGAACATAGCCTAGAGACCCTTTGCCATTGGTCAGTCGACCGGAAGAAGCCACCGGTAGTGGCGTGGAGGGGAGTGGCGGAAGAAGACTATTTTTAGGTGGCGGCGGTTGGTCGCGTCATGCCAAGGGCTTTCTCGAGCGGGATGGATAAAACTAGTACTAGTGAGTAGCAGTGCTATTGTTGTCACCATGTCATATGTGATGATTTCTTTTCAAAAGGGGGCAACCAGTCCTCTACATCATGAGATGAACACAACCATTTTATTAAATATGAAATGAGTTCACATCACTGCGTACCAAAAGGTTTACAGCAAGAGATTACCACACTGGTAGAAAAGAATAGTACATGGTTCATCTAAATAATCTACTACTGTCACGCCAACCAAACTTGTTAAACAAACTCCATGTCACAGTTTCCAGACAGCTTCACACAAATACCATAAGCTCCCGCGTGTCCACACGTTGAAACGATGACCACAAATAGATTAACACTGTAGCTCTCAAGATAACCCACAAAAAAATAGTTGATCTACAAAAAACACTCATTCCAGCAATTTCAAGTTGCCCCAAAAATGGCACAAAGTCCCACACGGATTTGATCCTTTTAGATTATGGTGAATACCAACCAATCAATTACCAAAAAAATTGGTATACTTGCTGGTGATGCTAAATTGAAAGTGACATGAATTGTGCGCCAAATCAATGTAGGAACAAACATGCCATGAATAAATAATGAATTGTTTTCCCTTGATCACAAAAACATCATTTTTTTGCTATCCCGTCAATTACGTTTTGCAAGATTATCTTCGGTAAGAATTACTTCTCTCTACAAAAACCCCATGAAAACTTtgattttagaaggaactttagtttTCTACATTTGTTTTATGCAAATAGCCTAGAACATAAGATCTGCATACATAGACTTTACGATGAAGACACCATTGGTAGTCAACCTCCACTAGAACGTAACTAACATCTGAGTTAGATTGATAGATGTCAACGTACTAACTAAATGAATACACTTAGTCCATTTTTCACCAAGTAAAGCTCTGTGTGAATGTTCAATCGGCTAGTCCTCGGAATAGATGATATGATGATGGGCCCCATATTCTCATGATGTCAGTGGGCGTTTCACACATGCAAAATGGCATGGTCTTCCCTGACGATCCGGGTTTCAGTTATAATTGCCTTGTGATTTAGGGCATGTATAATGATTGATAAGGTCGTCTTACCTTAAACCTACCATATAGTTTAGAGACGACAATAAAATATCGAAAATTGGcaatggctcctaggtgcatatgcacccattgtctaaATACATATTTTAAAAAGTTGAAAAACTTCGAACAAAAATCCTGCATGTATATCCAAACATTTTATGTGCGTGCACAAAGTTTTCGGTgaaaaatgaggttttttgtggcttgtgtaaaaaagacaatttcgGATGCTTCATTACAACTATTCATTttgcatttctttatcttttttacacaagccacaaaaaacgtagTTTTTCACCGAAACTTTGTGCATGCACATAGAATGTCCGGATATACCCATGGAATTTTTATTCCAAatttttcaacttttcaaaatgtgtATTTAGACAATGGGTGCATATAAGGTTGTCTTACCTTAAACCTATAATATCTCTTAGTCTTATCTTTTATAACTAGATATTCGAAACATATGGTGAGAGATATCATTGTTAAGAGTGTTAAGAGATCATCTTAAATAAGAAAAGACACAACCTCCTTTTTTGCAAAAAGGATCAGATCTATTATAAAGATTCACTAGAAGTGCAAAGCACCTCATATATAATAAGAATTACATGGAGGTCCATTGCCCCCAGAACAAGCCGATGTCGCCGCTCTCATACTAGAGCCGCCCTGACCTTATCGATGACATCCAGAAAGTCTTTGTGCACATGCCCTTAAGGATCAGCACCCCGGAGCACCAGTCGTCCCGTTGAATCTGTGAATACCTGAAGAACCTAACGTCAAATCTTGTCGTTGCGTAACTGCAGCGAGAAACCCTAACCTTACCGTCCCAGGGAGCTGGCAGGATTCTATGCCAGAGCTCTGTCTAATCTGTCCCAATGGATGAATTTGAGGAGGATAGGAGCTCGAAAGACTTACTCGAAGAAGAAGCGCCGCCATCGATCCGAGCATCGTCCTACAAAGACTAAAAAACCTACCTATCTACTGGCTAGGGCCGAGGCACCAGAAATCCCCTCCCTACAACTAATCGTCGAAGTGGCAACCAGAGGGGAGGCGAATCCATCGGCTCGCCGACAGAGATAAGGGGAGGAATGCTTTCCCTAGTCGCCTTAGGAGAGGGAAAAGAAAACCATTCCTAATTCAATGATCTTTTTGATGAATAAGACACAAACCTTCTTTCTAATTTCTCTCTGCTTAACCTCAACATTTATCCTATGTGGCTCACCTAAGATATTAACAGTATATACGCCCTTACACTGTTACACATACTTACATTATATATGAGCACAAACGGTTACATGTTCAGACGATACGAACTGTTCTCTTGTTTTCCCTTTTGCGCAAGTGAAAACTACGTCACATACTTCACACATCATTTCCCGAAAGAAACAAAACatcatgtttttctttttcttcaagtTGCACGTGTACAAAGGTCGACAAGAGAGCTTTCGTTTCGACAAGGTAGCTCAAACTTGAACTTCAACATTTGTCTGGATTTGGTAGGCACATATAAACAGTTCTATAAGGACAATTATTTCGAATGAAACAACTCATCACCCATTCATTAGTGGGCCAAAAGAGTAATCATAGGGGGGATGACTTCTATACTACTCAAATTATTACAAACTGAACTTATTAGTGTAAAATTTAGGCCGAATTTACGACAATATTAGTTTGTCGTCATGGTAATGTACACCGGTTTAGCTAATCCGAAGTTGTCAGGAATTTTTCTTACGTCTGGATAGACTTCTAAAAAGTTTATCAGTTTAGAAGAAGCTCAGAGATGGAAAATATGCAACTAAAGATCAGAGATGACTCGGTCATATATACCGTATAACACAAGCCTGTACATACCAGAAATGCTACCCCATACACACTCGTACAGTATCACTGTCACCTCGGTGAAAAAGATCTGTCACAAGCTGCGCAGTGCGCGCCACGGCAAGCAGCGCGACGGCCGGTGAACCGGACCTTTCTACGTGGATTCATCACGCGTGCGGAATATCATGTGATCTTCCTCCCCGTAGAGCGCTGGGTGTCCTTCCCTACGTCCTAAAGTCTGTAAATCTGACCAACGTGTCCAGAATCTAGAGATTCACGTCCAAGATAGCTTTGGACACAGGCCACACCACACACAACACAAGCACACGACATGTGTACGGACGTACGGCGTAGGTTACTCGGGGTTACTGCTGAGTGATCAGCTCGGTGGACCTCTTGCGCTCGTGGTGCACGACGGCACCGTCGTCGGTGTCGCCGTCGTCCATGTCCTTGCCGAAGAGCTTCCCGGTGTCCTCCAGGCTCTGGCCCATCGTCTCCGGCAGGAAGAAGTACATGAACACCCACCCGGCCGCCGCCACGCAGGCGTACAGGTAGAAGCTCCCGGCGATGGTGATGGCCTCGCTGAGCGACAGGAAGGACATGGTGGTGGCCCCGCCCATGAGCCGGTTCAGGCCCGTGCCGATGGCGGCCGCCTGCGCGCGCAGCCGCAGCGGGTAGATCTCCGAGCAGTACACCCACGCCACGGGCCCCAGCCCCGACGCGAACGACGCCACGAACGACAGCATCGCCACGATGCTCACCGCGCCCAGCGCCTTCGCCTCCGACTCCGGCCGCCGGTCGAGCATGAGCAGGGACGTGGCGAGCGTGAACAGGAAGATGGCCATCCCGCCGCCGCTGGCTAGCAGCAGCGGCCTCCTGCCGACCCGGTCGAGGAGGAGCGTCGCGATCGGGATGAAGAAGGTCTTGCACGCGCCCACCGCCATGGACGCCCCCAGCGAGTTGGTCCTGTTCTTCATCCCGGCCTTCTCGAACACCCGCGGGCTGTACATCACCACGCAGTCCACGCCCGTGGcctgctggatgaacatgagcccgaggCCGGCGACGAGCATGCGGCGCACGGGCCGGCTCGGGTTGATCAGCAGCTCCCTCCACACTCCCTGCCCGCGTGCGGCCTCGTTCGCGCGCACGATGGCGACGACGTCATCGGCGTCCGTCGCGTCCGCGGGGATGCCGACGACCTTCTTGATGTCGAGGAGCCGTTCCTCGGCCTCCTCGGGTGAATCGGAGGTCCTCAGGAGGACACGCCGCGCGTCCTCGATCCGGCCCCGCATGACGAGCCACCGGGGGGACTCCGGCATGGCGAGGACGGCGAAGCCGAGGAAGACGGGCGGCACGGCGCCGACGAGGAACATGGCGCGCCAGCTGAGGTGCACGGGGAGGCGCGCGAAGGCGAAGTTGGAGACGTAGCCGAGGAGGATGCCGAAGTTGTTGAAGACCTCCGGGAAGGTGGTGAGGAAGCCGCGGGAGGAGGTGGGGGCCACCTCGGCGGTGTAGACGGGGGCGATCATGAGCGCGTAGCCGAcgccgatgccggcgacgaagcggccGGCCATGAGGAAGGCGTAGTTGGGGGCGAGGCCCATGAGGAGGGCGCCCGTGAAGAAGATGGCGGCCGCCAGTACCATGGTGTAGCGCCGGCCCAGCCAGTCGGAGGTCAGCCCCGCCATGAGCGACCCCAGCAGCGAGTAGATGCTGATGATGCCGGCCAGGATCTCGATCTGCGTGTCCGTGATCTTCAGGTCCTCCTTCATGAACAGCTGCGCGCCGCTCATCACCGAGATGTCTGCTCGCACACATCAAACAAGTTAACGTACGTGTTATCCACAGCATCGGCCTTCATGCAGCACGGTGGTGAGCAAGATCTATAGCTGAGAATGCACGTTGCGGCGTACCGTATCCGAGGAGGACGGAGTTCATGGAGGCGAGGAGGGCGCAGGCGAAGGCGTACTTGTTGATGGGAGGGCGCTTCGCCGGCGCCACGGCCACCGGCACGGCGTCCGCGTCCGTGCTGCTCATGGCTTGGAGATGAGGCGTGTGTGGTGACCTGAACCTAGCTCACTCTCACAGTGCTTAACCGACTGTGTAGTCCTGGTGTGCTCAGTTGCTCTATTATTGTTTGTACTGTGGGTCTCTAGCTAGCTAGCGAATGGGCGTGGCAGCCTCACTCCTCAGTGCTGGACGCAACTAGCAACGGAGATGTGGTGTGTGAAATTTCTTCTCCTCGGCCCTCTTTTATATACGGAGCTGCTGCTGGTGATCACTGAACACAGCGAGAGCGGAAGCAATAATAAGTGCACGCTCGCTTTAGCGGCAAATTTACGTATTCCGAATTAATGGGAAATTGATATGGGCCGTCGTTCTCAGATGTATAGAGTGTACTGTAGTATATGTCGACCGTTGTATTTCGGTCGTCATGAACAAGTGATTTCGATTCACAAATTAATGACCcaaggaagaagtatatgtcgttCCTGGACATCTCGTTTTCCTCCCTAGCGTAGGTGGCTAGGGCAAACTTTTTCCTCTAGACTTCACCGGCAAGTATGTGGATTCGCCTCCCCTCTACTTGTGGCTTCGGCCGGCGATGGCGGGAAGGGAAATCTCTGTGTCTTACCTCCTGTTATTAGATTATTATAGGCTAATGTTTTCTTAGTCCTTGCATGTGCGACGCTCGGACGTATGGCAACGTTTCTTCATTGAATTTGTCTTCTAAGCTCTGATCTTACTCTAATTCATCCGTTTAGATGTAGTAGACGAAGTGCTGGTGTAGATTCGTACCATCTCCTTGGGGTGATGAGGTTAGTGTTTCTTATCATGTGACGAGATTTGGTGTCAGGTACTTCACATCAATGCAAGGGTTGGACCTCCTCGAGGATTACATGCCTGACGCCTCGGGGCGGATTCCTCGCCGGCCACGTACGCAGCCCTTCACTATTAGGCTGGGTGTGGTTGACGGTGAGTCGCGTCTCCGTGACAGACAGGAGCCGGCTCCACAACGCCGAGACGACAACGACCACCATCGCCGTGATGAGGACGACGACCGCGACCGGGAGGACCGGCATGGTCGGGACGAGGACAGGCAAGCCTCCTCCTGGAGGGACCGCTTCTTCCGTAGCCGATCCCGTGCCCCGCCGCGTCGGCCAGATGAAGGCCGTGGCGAATCCCGCCGCGGCGACCGTGATAGGAGAGATGGTCGGCATAAAGACCGCAGGGATGGGCGTCGTCGTCGTACTGACTTGGACTCCTCGGACGGCCGCAAGAGATCAATCCGTGTCGCGTTCAGCGGTTAGCATCTGGTGAGGTGATCCCGGCTTCGGGTCGCCATGCTCGACACCGCCCACAAGACCGCTCTCCAAgacttgttgttgttgtcgtcTCTGAGGGATTGTGCGTCCGCTCTCCTCCGCCGTCTCCATGTACAACTTCCAGAGACATTGTTGAGATCACCCCGGCCTCCCCAATTCTGTCCTGGTTGCGCCGCGCTGCTTGCCTGGCCCCCAAGGTGCAGTCGTCTCTCACGTTGGAGGCGCATGAAGCGAGCACGATCTATACTCCGTTGCTTTGGAACCCCCCAGCACTTGAGGACCTGCCCCCTGAAGTGATGCAGAATACACCTCCTCCCTGTTCATCTTTGGTCAGGTTGGGGGCCTCTCATGTGTTGGCTGTTGTCTATGAAGATGACTGTGAAGAGCCTCAACATGGAGATGCCACTATGTTAGCTCCTGAGGACCTGCCCCCTGAAGTGATGCAGAACACACCTCCTCCCTGTTCATCTATGGTCAGGTTGGGGGCCTCTCCTGTGTTggctgatgttgatgaagatgaccgTGAAGAGCTTCAACATGGAGATGCCATTCTGGAACAACTGTCAGGTGATGCAACTGAAGAAGGAGATGCAACCCCACTGTTCATTCCTCGCATGCCAGCGCTGCTTCCCTGTCCATCTCCGAGATCGACGCCGCCTAGAAGGCCAACAGCGAGATGCAAAACCTTGGCTAGGGTCTCTGGCTTCCAGCTTCCCCGGCGCAGCCCTCGCATACAGGCAAAGAAGAGAGCCATTCCCATCGCCAAGCTTGCTGAACAACTGCTTTGTCATCGCATGGGCATCATTTCTGAAGAGGGGCAAgtcacagaagtggccatcaccaAGTTCGCTGACATGTTTCAGGGGCGCTTGCCGGACATCACTATTGTTGCATTCCGTGCTCTTTTTATGCTAGAATGTGATATTGCTACAACTGTTGACGATGCCCTTGTGCAGCACGGCGGAGAGGGAGGCCCTGACATGAGCGCGTCCACTGCAGGTGAAGCCTGAGCACCGCTGCTCTGACCAAGATGTAGTCTAGTTTCCCATGTTAGATCGACCAAGTCATGTATGTACGCCTGTTTGCAGTGGCACCTGTGCATTGTTCATGTTGGTCCTGGCGAGACCAGAGATGATCTGTTCGTGTCTAGCTTGTCATGGCTATTGTGTTAGTCCTGGTGATGTTAGTCCAGAGGTGTCCCATGTGTTGTTATGTTAGACACAAATCTATCAATCCTATGCTGGAATGTATGTGGGTTAAACTGCCCAGATCGTCGCGCTACCGTCCATGAAACCATTGCTTCTTCCTTCTGTCAACTCGTATGCATCCAAGAGTCAAAGcttcaggcctcctttggtttggaggaatttcataggaattctagaggataggatttcttataggattttttcctttagagccctttggttcataggaatggattcttattcgtacataggattggttcctatcctccatattttataggaaaataaaaatgagcctagactcaatggaaaaattcctttggtgtcaaccaaatgacatctcgtttcctattcctactcataggatttgagatacatgtcatctcatttcctacaaaattTCTATTCccacgataatcctatcctatgaaccaaaagaggcctcaaTCTGTTGACCCCTTCTTAGCGGCGTATCTAGGTGGACAGCACCTAAAGAGctttgcccaaaggccgctgatggTACAAAAGGTGGCATTTTGCTGCTATGGGATGACTCTGCGGTCATGCTGACAAATGTGCAAATTGGTGTCTACTTCCTCTCTGCGATAGTGGCCATCAACAACTATGGCGACGACAAAACTTTTAAGCTAACCACAGTGTATGGACCAACCTGTAGCTTAACAAGGATGCTTTCTATCTTGAGGTGACTTCAGAAAACCCTCCGCCTCGAACCAAATGGCTAGTAAATGGTGATCTCAATCAAATCTATTGTGACAGGGACAAAAACCGAGCCAATGTGGACCGTAGCCATCTCGTGCGGTTCCGCAACGCCTTCAACACATGTGAGCTCAAGGAGATACACATGCAAAACAAGAAATTTACTTGGAGCAATGAACAAAGTAACCCGACGATGAGCAAGCTAGATAGCTTCTTTTGCAATGAAGACTAGGACATCGAGTTTGCCACACACATTCTGCATGCCCTCTCCTCATCACTTTTGGACCATTGCCCACTTCTACTTGCTAATGATGTCGGACCAAAGAAGCCTAAACCCTTCCGTTATGAAAATTACTGGACAAAGATGCCAGGGTTCCAACGAGTCGTCTCCGAGGCATAGACTGAAATTTCTTGTCATGTCGAACCATATCAGCGGTTGTTCCACAAGCTAAAGAGAACATGCCAAAAACTGCGCTCCTGGAGCAAGACCCTTTTCTCGAACTCCAAGGTCCAGCTCCACATGGCTCTTGAGGTTATCCTTCGCCTTGACCTGGCGCAAGAACAAAGAGAGCTAAGCCTAGAGGAAAGGGACCTTCAGAAAAGATTAAAAAGAAGGATCATTAGCTTGGCGGTGCTCGAAAAATCTAGAAAAAGACAAAACTCGAGGATCATAAACCTCAAAGAAGGAGACACCAACACCCGTTATTTCCACCTCCGTGTCAATCACCGGAGGAGGAAAAACTTCATTCATCGCCTCAAACACAATAGGGGTTGGGTCACCTCACACGAAGACAAAGAGAAGATTGTTCACAACCACTTCAAGAACATAGCCAAAAAAAAGGCCATGCTCGTAACATTGATGTCAATTGGGGATTGTTGCCAACTCCTAATTGCAATTTACAGGGCTTGGATGAGGCATTCACTGAGGAGGAGGTCAAAGCTGCGGTGTTTGAATTGTCGGGAGAAAACGCACCCGAACTGGATGGCTTCACGACCACTTTCTTCAAAGCGTGTTGGAACACAATCAAGCCAGGCATCATGTTGGCAGTCAATCATTTCTCCAATCTACAGACTGCTCACCTTCACTGGTTGAACTCGGCTGATGTTGCTCTCATTCCGAAGAAGGATGGTGCTGAGGATATTTCCGACTTCCTCCCTATAAGCCTAATTCATGCCATTGCAAAGATCATTGCTAAGATGATGTCCAAAAGGCTGGCACCTCATATGAACGATCTGGTCTCTCAAGctcaaagtgctttcatcaagaagAGATGTATCCATGACAATTTCATGTACGTGCGCAACCTTGCCAGACGCTTGCACCGCAACAAGACCCCGGCTCTTTTGTTCACGCTCGACATCAAGAAAGCGTTTGATTCGGTGCGGTGGGACTATCTCCTGGACTTGCTGAACCATCTTGGTTTCCCACCCCGGTTCCGTGGTTGGGTGTCTGCCCTCTTGTCTACAGCCTCGTCGCGCGTTCTGCTCAATGGTGTGTAGGGCGACCCCTTCAGACTTGGACGTGGGCTTAGACAAGGGGACCCTCTATCCCCCTTCT is drawn from Triticum dicoccoides isolate Atlit2015 ecotype Zavitan chromosome 4A, WEW_v2.0, whole genome shotgun sequence and contains these coding sequences:
- the LOC119284788 gene encoding putative polyol transporter 1 encodes the protein MSSTDADAVPVAVAPAKRPPINKYAFACALLASMNSVLLGYDISVMSGAQLFMKEDLKITDTQIEILAGIISIYSLLGSLMAGLTSDWLGRRYTMVLAAAIFFTGALLMGLAPNYAFLMAGRFVAGIGVGYALMIAPVYTAEVAPTSSRGFLTTFPEVFNNFGILLGYVSNFAFARLPVHLSWRAMFLVGAVPPVFLGFAVLAMPESPRWLVMRGRIEDARRVLLRTSDSPEEAEERLLDIKKVVGIPADATDADDVVAIVRANEAARGQGVWRELLINPSRPVRRMLVAGLGLMFIQQATGVDCVVMYSPRVFEKAGMKNRTNSLGASMAVGACKTFFIPIATLLLDRVGRRPLLLASGGGMAIFLFTLATSLLMLDRRPESEAKALGAVSIVAMLSFVASFASGLGPVAWVYCSEIYPLRLRAQAAAIGTGLNRLMGGATTMSFLSLSEAITIAGSFYLYACVAAAGWVFMYFFLPETMGQSLEDTGKLFGKDMDDGDTDDGAVVHHERKRSTELITQQ